Proteins encoded within one genomic window of Corvus hawaiiensis isolate bCorHaw1 chromosome 9, bCorHaw1.pri.cur, whole genome shotgun sequence:
- the LOC125330357 gene encoding selenoprotein Pb-like — protein MGGLLVLALATWLGLASASEEAADSSRICQEAPAWTINGSSPMEGEAGQVTVVALLKASUQFCLRQAHSLGGLRERLARQGMADVRYMIVNEKAPLSRAMLPELERHAPPGVPVFQPEQEDPDVWQVLRGDKDDFLVYDRCGRLAFHIQLPFSFLHFPYVEAAIRSSHIKDFCGNCSLYPNTTQEANSTTAGHATPSSPPEHEGMESETPIHQHKPLHPHHHDEVSSKRDTNPTEDHKPATHAHHHHGDHGQLHHKGKKQKEGDEH, from the exons ATGggggggctgctggtgctggccctggccacctggctggggctggcctCGGCCTCCGAGGAGGCAGCCGACAGCAGCCGGATCTGCCAGGAGGCACCGGCATGGACCATCAATGGCTCGAGCCCCATGGAGGGGGAGGCAGGGCAGGTGACGGTGGTGGCCCTGCTGAAGGCCAGCTGACAGTTCTGCCTGAGGCAGGCCCACAG CCTCGGGGGCCTGCGGGAGCGGCTGGCCCGGCAGGGCATGGCCGATGTGCGCTACATGATCGTCAACGAGAAGGCGCCGCTGTCCCGCGCCATGCTGCCGGAGCTGGAGCGCCATGCCCCGCCCGGCGTCCCCGTCTTCCAGCCGGAGCAGGAGGACCCTGACGTCTGGCAGGTCCTGAGGGGTGACAAGGACGACTTCCTTGTTTATGACCG GTGTGGCCGCCTGGCTTTCCACATCCAGTTGCCCTTCAGCTTCCTCCACTTCCCCTATGTGGAGGCAGCCATCCGCTCCAGCCACATCAAGGACTTCTGTGGCAACTGCTCCCTCTACCCCAACACTACCCAGGAG GCTAACAGTACCACAGCAGGTCATGCAACCCCGAGCTCACCTCCTGAACACGAGGGGATGGAGTCAGAGACCCCCATCCACCAGCACAAGCCCCTCCATCCTCACCACCATGACGAGGTCAGCAGCAAGAGAGACACAAACCCAACTGAGGACCACAAACCTGCTACCCATGCTCACCACCACCATGGAGACCATGGCCAGCTCCATCACAAGGGGAAGAAGCAAAAGGAGGGGGATGAGCATTAA